A single genomic interval of bacterium harbors:
- a CDS encoding DUF4386 domain-containing protein, producing the protein MTRQTNARVAGAAFLLYIIIGIAMMMIAGVTTADEITQRMILMAEHAARIRINFLLTFVVIIVAVTLAITQYAITRDEDQDIARLGLAFRLAESFLGVLGMTATLSLLWLSSSDQVVTSNAAVQTFASLLQKIRQWNVTIAATLFAIGSLFFCGLMLRGKMIPTMLAWLGVIASVLLIFSMPLSLAGFISSSTAQYTWIPMALFEIPLGVWLLIKGVYEKPVS; encoded by the coding sequence ATGACACGTCAAACCAACGCCCGTGTTGCCGGAGCTGCATTTCTTTTGTATATCATCATTGGGATTGCCATGATGATGATCGCCGGTGTGACGACTGCAGACGAAATCACTCAACGTATGATTCTGATGGCCGAGCATGCCGCACGTATCAGGATCAATTTTTTGCTAACGTTTGTAGTTATTATTGTCGCTGTAACCTTGGCCATCACGCAATACGCCATTACACGCGATGAAGATCAGGATATTGCGCGTTTGGGGTTGGCATTTCGTTTAGCAGAAAGTTTTTTGGGTGTATTGGGTATGACAGCAACGTTGAGCCTTTTGTGGTTAAGTTCATCGGATCAGGTCGTGACAAGCAATGCCGCCGTACAAACATTTGCATCGCTTTTGCAGAAAATTCGTCAATGGAATGTCACGATCGCAGCGACATTATTTGCCATCGGAAGTTTATTTTTCTGCGGACTGATGTTGCGCGGAAAAATGATACCGACGATGTTAGCATGGTTGGGAGTCATTGCATCGGTACTGCTAATTTTTAGCATGCCACTTAGTTTAGCAGGATTCATTTCAAGTTCTACGGCACAATATACGTGGATTCCGATGGCGCTTTTCGAGATTCCGCTGGGTGTGTGGCTTTTGATCAAAGGTGTGTACGAGAAGCCGGTTTCGTAG
- a CDS encoding 4Fe-4S dicluster domain-containing protein, with protein sequence MDRRSALQNMAAAFVAGLGLLQTACNPLAPAEDREKAQLAWDDYFQGNFRMMSDAEKREAVSRLERMYEMHTGKHAHISDQGPIPGVLYGYAFNISKCRGYLECIRGCIKENNQDRRSGMQYITVHEHKKGRMDFSDAPDNFYHEVPMEGHFYIGTQCMHCENPPCVDVCPVQATWKEQDGIVVVDYNWCIGCRYCAAACPYDARRFNWQDPVVPENEVNLNQHYLGNRLRKKGVMEKCTFCIQRTRNGKNPACVEACPTGARIFGNLLDPSSEIRWVLANKKVFRLKEDLGTEPKFWYFMD encoded by the coding sequence ATGGATCGCCGTTCTGCCTTACAAAATATGGCCGCGGCATTCGTCGCCGGCTTAGGATTACTGCAAACCGCCTGCAATCCGCTTGCTCCGGCAGAAGATCGTGAAAAAGCACAACTGGCGTGGGATGATTATTTTCAGGGCAATTTTCGGATGATGAGTGACGCGGAAAAAAGAGAGGCCGTTAGCCGTCTGGAACGCATGTATGAAATGCATACCGGAAAACACGCACACATTTCCGATCAGGGCCCGATTCCCGGCGTACTTTACGGTTATGCATTCAATATTTCCAAGTGTCGCGGTTATCTGGAGTGTATCCGCGGATGCATCAAAGAAAATAATCAGGATCGCCGTTCCGGTATGCAGTACATCACCGTGCACGAACATAAAAAGGGCCGGATGGACTTTAGCGATGCACCGGACAATTTTTATCACGAAGTCCCGATGGAAGGTCATTTTTATATCGGCACGCAATGCATGCACTGCGAAAACCCGCCCTGTGTGGACGTTTGCCCTGTTCAAGCAACATGGAAAGAACAAGACGGCATCGTCGTAGTGGACTATAACTGGTGCATCGGTTGCCGCTATTGCGCCGCAGCGTGCCCTTATGATGCGCGCCGTTTTAACTGGCAGGATCCGGTCGTACCGGAAAATGAGGTCAATCTTAATCAACACTATCTCGGTAACCGCCTTCGCAAAAAAGGCGTGATGGAAAAATGCACGTTTTGCATTCAGCGTACCCGTAACGGGAAAAATCCGGCTTGCGTCGAAGCATGCCCCACCGGCGCACGTATCTTTGGTAATTTGCTCGACCCTTCCAGCGAAATCCGCTGGGTTCTTGCCAATAAAAAAGTATTTCGACTAAAAGAAGATTTGGGAACCGAACCCAAATTCTGGTACTTCATGGATTAG
- a CDS encoding ABC transporter permease, with product MHTPESIQPPRWPITVLRFLLKKEYLEEIEGDLEELFADDIEQMSAFKARMYFIWNALTLVRPSLLRHIGSFHIQHHPAMFRNYFKISFRSLMRQPFQSFINIFGLSAAIGICIFTYAFSRWTYSMDQFHTHKNEVYLTTFYANRDGSDQQFGRSPAPLGAVLRKDFPQIKQTCRVEDRNVIIKYGDLVFNERLRFVDPEFLEMLTFPLKWGQTNALRDMNSIILSEEMAVKYFGSENPVGKTMLIKFDGERSGLFTVGGVAEAFPKARTISFHFLVRFENLQSADPSYDVTDWKTMVQATLVRIEHPEDVSIVQRNMAAYQNAHNAAASRDWAITSFVFEPLATLHQRAHRIRDDISRSTEDNYTTIYYLTAITLLMLALACFNYINIAIVSAAKRLKEIGIRKSIGATRSVISVQFLAENLVITLFAMIGGYILATHIFIPGFEYLWHFSMGFEFLDPKLWIFLAVVLVVTSIASGIYPALYISRFHAAGILKGSVRFGKNNPLTKVLLSIQLVLACMFMTCAVDFTRNTDFLSNRSWGYENREVLYTAVPDRSAFEQLRSKLLQEPNVLSISGSTHHLGKKHVTTLIQRPERAYEVDQLFVDAHYFQTMGIPISRGRYFPDEAQADQRSIVINETMVKHLNLENPIGHKLRIDSTEYSVIGVTQDIHVYDFSSAIRPTLFRVASPDITRFLSVKVRPGTQPEMYRILKNHWSSLFPEIPFDGGYQEDVWGRYYETIGIHGLVWRIFAFFAVAMAGLGLYGLITYNVTGRIKEFSIRKVLGAEAFSISALLSRPYTLLYGAALLVGMPLSYLFATHLLVASYPYHMPVSYTGVFIAALALVLVLALSLLIQIHRILKSNPVEGLRTE from the coding sequence ATGCATACACCCGAATCCATTCAACCGCCGCGTTGGCCGATCACTGTACTGCGATTTCTTCTAAAAAAAGAATACCTCGAAGAAATAGAAGGCGATCTGGAAGAACTTTTTGCCGACGATATCGAACAAATGTCGGCGTTCAAAGCCCGGATGTATTTTATATGGAATGCGTTAACGCTTGTCAGGCCGTCCCTTCTCAGACACATCGGTTCATTTCATATCCAGCATCACCCGGCGATGTTTCGTAATTATTTCAAAATCTCATTCCGTAGTCTGATGCGTCAGCCGTTTCAGTCGTTTATCAATATTTTCGGGCTTTCGGCGGCGATCGGGATTTGTATTTTCACGTACGCTTTTTCGCGCTGGACTTATAGTATGGATCAGTTTCATACACATAAAAATGAAGTGTATCTCACCACGTTTTATGCCAATAGGGACGGATCCGATCAGCAGTTTGGCCGTTCGCCGGCTCCGCTCGGCGCCGTACTCCGAAAAGATTTTCCGCAGATAAAACAAACCTGTCGCGTCGAAGATCGAAATGTAATTATCAAATACGGTGATCTGGTGTTTAATGAACGTCTGCGTTTTGTCGATCCGGAATTTTTGGAAATGCTGACGTTTCCGCTTAAATGGGGACAGACTAATGCGCTACGGGATATGAATAGCATCATTCTGAGTGAAGAAATGGCCGTCAAATATTTCGGATCGGAAAACCCCGTCGGTAAAACCATGCTGATCAAGTTTGACGGGGAGCGCAGCGGACTTTTTACCGTCGGTGGTGTCGCCGAAGCCTTTCCGAAAGCACGTACGATCAGTTTTCATTTTCTGGTTCGCTTTGAAAACCTCCAATCGGCTGATCCTTCATACGATGTGACGGATTGGAAAACTATGGTACAGGCAACACTGGTACGCATCGAACATCCGGAAGATGTTTCCATAGTACAGCGAAACATGGCGGCATATCAAAACGCGCATAATGCTGCCGCTTCCCGCGACTGGGCTATCACATCATTTGTTTTTGAACCTTTGGCTACGCTTCATCAGCGTGCGCACCGAATCCGAGACGATATTTCCCGCAGTACGGAAGATAACTACACTACTATCTATTATCTCACGGCGATCACTTTATTGATGCTGGCATTAGCATGCTTTAACTATATCAACATTGCGATCGTATCCGCTGCCAAACGATTGAAAGAGATCGGTATTAGAAAATCTATCGGCGCCACGCGCAGTGTTATCTCCGTACAGTTTTTAGCTGAAAATTTGGTAATCACATTGTTCGCCATGATTGGCGGCTATATTCTCGCGACACATATTTTTATTCCGGGATTCGAATATCTCTGGCATTTCAGTATGGGCTTCGAATTTTTAGATCCCAAGCTTTGGATTTTTTTGGCGGTCGTTTTAGTAGTCACGAGTATCGCATCGGGCATTTATCCTGCGTTGTATATTTCACGGTTTCATGCTGCCGGTATTCTGAAAGGCTCTGTGCGGTTTGGTAAAAATAATCCTCTCACTAAAGTACTCCTGTCCATCCAGTTGGTACTGGCATGCATGTTTATGACCTGTGCCGTTGATTTCACGCGGAATACTGATTTTTTGTCGAACCGCAGTTGGGGATATGAAAATCGTGAAGTATTATACACTGCCGTTCCAGACCGATCCGCATTTGAACAATTACGGTCTAAGTTATTACAAGAACCTAATGTACTCTCGATTTCGGGCTCGACACACCACCTCGGCAAAAAACACGTGACTACGCTTATTCAGAGACCGGAACGAGCTTATGAGGTGGATCAATTATTTGTTGATGCGCATTATTTTCAGACCATGGGAATTCCCATCAGCAGAGGCCGATATTTTCCTGACGAAGCCCAAGCCGATCAGCGCAGTATCGTGATCAATGAGACCATGGTGAAGCACTTAAATTTAGAAAATCCCATCGGCCATAAATTACGTATTGATAGTACGGAGTATAGCGTGATCGGCGTAACACAGGACATCCACGTGTACGACTTTTCTTCGGCAATACGGCCGACATTATTTCGCGTTGCCTCACCGGACATTACGCGTTTTCTGTCCGTTAAAGTGCGGCCGGGTACACAGCCTGAGATGTATCGCATTTTAAAAAATCATTGGTCATCCCTGTTTCCTGAAATACCCTTTGATGGCGGTTATCAGGAAGATGTTTGGGGCCGGTATTATGAAACGATCGGAATTCATGGATTGGTTTGGCGCATATTTGCTTTTTTTGCAGTGGCTATGGCAGGACTCGGTCTGTATGGCCTTATCACCTATAATGTTACGGGGCGTATAAAAGAGTTCAGCATTCGCAAAGTACTTGGCGCCGAAGCTTTTTCGATATCGGCTCTTCTTTCGCGTCCTTATACGCTGCTTTACGGTGCAGCGCTATTAGTTGGCATGCCATTGAGTTATTTGTTTGCAACGCATTTGCTTGTCGCTTCATACCCGTATCACATGCCCGTCAGCTATACCGGTGTTTTCATTGCTGCGCTTGCACTGGTTCTTGTTCTGGCGTTGTCGCTTTTGATTCAGATACACCGTATTCTGAAATCGAATCCCGTAGAAGGATTGAGAACGGAATAA
- a CDS encoding helix-turn-helix transcriptional regulator: MKKTKLGEFEELVLLTVIALRKDAYGVEIKRELEERLNETLSVGSIQSALKRMEEKGYLTSVFGEPTQKRGGKRKRIYTATPAAHRVLSELKSIRAGLWNSMPRLVHT; this comes from the coding sequence ATGAAAAAAACGAAACTCGGCGAATTTGAAGAATTGGTATTGCTTACCGTGATCGCATTGCGCAAGGATGCCTACGGTGTGGAAATAAAACGAGAACTGGAAGAACGCCTGAACGAAACATTGAGCGTCGGTTCGATCCAATCCGCTCTAAAGCGGATGGAGGAGAAAGGTTATCTCACTTCCGTATTTGGTGAGCCTACGCAGAAACGAGGCGGTAAACGTAAACGTATTTATACGGCGACTCCGGCAGCACACCGCGTGTTATCGGAACTCAAATCCATTCGGGCCGGGCTGTGGAATTCCATGCCCCGACTTGTTCATACGTGA
- a CDS encoding DUF4386 domain-containing protein → MPTMRYLSSPQHQARWAGFFWLLVFLMGSVSLAFRNTTTGFVLDKTASVCYIVVSILFFYLLRPINKTMSLTAALFGVSGCIVSLFGLAATIYIQSLVFFGGHCFILGYLIFRSMYLPKIVGALMMFAGVGWLTFIHPEFARSLNPFNMIPGMLGEGVLILWLLIKGLDMNAWESLTNK, encoded by the coding sequence ATGCCAACAATGAGATATTTATCATCACCGCAACATCAAGCACGATGGGCCGGATTTTTTTGGCTGCTGGTATTTCTGATGGGTTCGGTATCATTGGCTTTTAGAAATACGACGACCGGCTTCGTATTGGATAAAACGGCATCCGTATGTTACATCGTAGTTTCGATTTTATTTTTTTATCTTCTCCGTCCGATAAACAAAACAATGTCGTTGACAGCGGCGCTATTCGGGGTTTCCGGATGCATCGTGAGTCTGTTTGGATTAGCAGCGACGATCTACATACAATCCTTAGTTTTTTTTGGTGGTCATTGTTTCATACTCGGTTATTTGATATTCCGTTCGATGTATCTTCCCAAGATCGTAGGTGCACTTATGATGTTTGCCGGCGTCGGTTGGTTGACATTTATTCATCCCGAGTTTGCCAGATCACTAAATCCATTTAATATGATTCCCGGAATGCTCGGTGAAGGTGTACTGATCCTGTGGCTATTGATCAAAGGATTGGATATGAATGCATGGGAATCGTTGACGAACAAATAA
- a CDS encoding DUF4386 domain-containing protein, translating into MLSVNNDGMQNKAAKVAGFTFLFAMVIVVLANYGISFRLSIPGNAVETARNITAHETLFRLNVACNLLYGATIGILLTAIYVILKPVNFILALIAAFFRSVVMVMWCITALNMLAALQLLSGKPYLNVFEVEQIQALARHHLDAGYNAYYIGLPFWTIASTICSYLWFKSKYIPKGLAVFGIVSSLWCVFCAFVFLVYPDFQNTVHPMWFDSPMVIFEITLGFWLLFKRLRIPEAAQTIL; encoded by the coding sequence ATGCTCTCCGTAAATAACGATGGAATGCAAAACAAAGCTGCAAAAGTGGCTGGTTTCACCTTCCTTTTTGCAATGGTGATCGTCGTACTTGCAAATTATGGTATCAGTTTTCGTCTTAGCATTCCTGGCAATGCGGTAGAAACCGCACGAAATATTACGGCGCATGAAACATTATTCAGACTAAATGTTGCCTGCAATTTGCTCTATGGCGCAACGATCGGCATACTTCTCACGGCGATTTATGTGATTCTCAAACCCGTCAATTTTATTCTGGCTTTAATTGCGGCTTTTTTCAGATCGGTAGTGATGGTGATGTGGTGTATTACTGCCCTCAATATGCTTGCTGCGTTACAACTCTTGAGCGGAAAACCGTATTTGAATGTTTTCGAAGTAGAGCAAATCCAAGCTTTGGCGCGCCATCACCTTGATGCCGGTTACAACGCTTACTATATCGGATTACCGTTCTGGACCATAGCGTCAACGATTTGCAGCTACCTTTGGTTTAAGTCAAAATATATTCCGAAAGGTTTGGCTGTTTTCGGCATCGTATCGTCTTTATGGTGCGTATTCTGCGCTTTTGTGTTTCTCGTTTATCCGGATTTTCAGAATACGGTTCACCCCATGTGGTTCGACTCTCCGATGGTGATTTTTGAAATAACGTTAGGCTTTTGGTTGTTGTTCAAGAGATTAAGAATACCGGAGGCTGCTCAGACGATTTTATAA
- a CDS encoding molybdopterin-dependent oxidoreductase has protein sequence MNRRELLKHMATVAAMSAAASFFPGIVFSGEQGIERFLPDEKLDWKKSPCRFCGTGCGLLIGIQNGKAVAVKGDPASAVNRGLCCIKGYHSVMALYAKDRLTKPLIRKNGQLVETTMKEALDLIAQKMNECIDKNGKDSVAIYGSGQWTVPDGYVASKFMKGGIGTNNLECNARLCMASAVTGFMTTFGQDEPMGCYEDIDHADVYILWGNNMAEMHPVLFSRMLDNRLRRGAKIIDFATRTTRTSMAADKSILFKPQTDLAVANAIAYELIRTGRINQNFIQKHTTFKKGKTQIGYGLEDKFAFQDEPQGASLEEYKKFLEDYKPEIVEKVSGVSASDIRYLASFYGNANKKVTSFWCMGMNQHTRGTWIQNLVYNIHLLTGKISTPGNSPFSLTGQPSACGTAREVGCFTHRLPHGEVTNEKDRQHAAEIWKVPVEKIPAKPTYHTVEMFRALDRGDIRFMWIQVTNPMVTMPKLKRYRDGAKKEDRFIVVSDVYPTPTTDIADVILPSAMWIEREGMFGNSERRTQHFEQMLQPPGECIADAWAMIEVARRLGYGALFPWDSKNYVEEIWKEYTQFHHGKDHEMATYEMLKANPGVLWPCPEGKETKWRYHAAYDPAAKGDAWDFYGKPEGKAWIWIRPYEPPPEMPDDDYPYWLNTGRVLEHWHSGSMTRRIPVLHQAVPSSYVELNPDDAKELGIRHGDKVRLTSRRGSIVMSASINERGVPPHGMVFVPFFDESHLINELTLDAFCPISRQPDFKKCAVKVERA, from the coding sequence ATGAACCGCCGGGAACTGCTGAAGCACATGGCTACTGTCGCTGCTATGTCCGCAGCCGCATCGTTTTTTCCGGGAATTGTATTTTCCGGCGAACAAGGTATCGAACGTTTTTTGCCGGATGAAAAATTGGACTGGAAAAAATCGCCTTGCCGTTTTTGCGGAACGGGTTGCGGGCTTCTGATCGGTATTCAAAACGGTAAAGCCGTCGCTGTCAAAGGCGACCCGGCCAGCGCCGTCAATCGCGGCTTATGCTGCATCAAAGGTTATCACTCTGTGATGGCGTTGTACGCCAAAGACCGCCTTACCAAACCGCTCATCCGGAAAAACGGACAGCTTGTCGAAACTACAATGAAAGAAGCGCTCGATCTCATCGCGCAAAAGATGAATGAATGCATTGACAAAAACGGTAAAGATTCGGTGGCCATTTACGGTTCCGGTCAGTGGACCGTACCGGATGGTTATGTCGCCTCCAAATTTATGAAAGGCGGTATCGGCACCAATAATCTTGAGTGCAACGCACGTCTGTGTATGGCCAGCGCCGTAACCGGTTTTATGACGACATTCGGTCAGGATGAACCGATGGGTTGCTATGAAGACATTGATCATGCCGATGTGTACATCCTCTGGGGCAACAATATGGCCGAAATGCATCCGGTGCTTTTTTCCCGAATGCTTGATAACCGCCTCCGCCGCGGCGCCAAAATTATTGATTTCGCCACACGTACCACACGTACCAGTATGGCCGCCGATAAATCAATCTTATTCAAACCGCAAACCGATCTTGCTGTCGCCAATGCCATCGCCTACGAACTGATACGCACAGGCCGTATCAATCAGAATTTTATTCAAAAACACACGACGTTCAAAAAGGGTAAAACGCAAATAGGATATGGTTTAGAAGATAAGTTTGCATTCCAAGATGAACCGCAGGGTGCTTCGTTGGAGGAATACAAAAAATTTCTTGAAGACTATAAACCCGAAATCGTAGAAAAAGTTTCCGGGGTTTCGGCATCCGATATTCGTTATCTGGCGTCATTCTATGGCAATGCCAATAAAAAGGTTACCAGTTTTTGGTGTATGGGAATGAATCAACATACACGCGGCACATGGATTCAAAACCTCGTTTATAACATTCATTTGCTGACAGGAAAAATATCTACGCCGGGAAACAGTCCCTTCTCGCTCACCGGCCAGCCCAGCGCCTGCGGTACGGCCCGTGAAGTCGGTTGTTTTACACATCGTTTGCCGCACGGCGAAGTAACCAATGAAAAAGACCGTCAACACGCGGCTGAAATCTGGAAAGTTCCCGTTGAAAAAATCCCTGCCAAACCTACATATCACACCGTTGAAATGTTTCGCGCTCTGGATCGCGGGGATATCCGTTTTATGTGGATACAGGTTACCAATCCGATGGTGACCATGCCCAAACTGAAACGTTATCGCGACGGTGCCAAAAAAGAAGATCGTTTTATCGTCGTCTCCGACGTCTATCCGACGCCGACCACCGACATCGCCGATGTGATTTTGCCCAGCGCCATGTGGATTGAACGCGAAGGCATGTTTGGTAACTCCGAACGACGCACGCAGCATTTCGAACAAATGCTGCAACCTCCGGGCGAATGCATTGCGGATGCATGGGCGATGATCGAAGTAGCTCGTCGGCTCGGTTACGGCGCGTTGTTTCCGTGGGATTCGAAAAACTATGTTGAAGAAATATGGAAAGAATATACGCAGTTTCATCACGGTAAAGATCACGAGATGGCTACGTACGAAATGCTCAAAGCCAATCCCGGCGTTCTTTGGCCATGTCCCGAGGGCAAAGAAACGAAGTGGCGTTACCATGCCGCCTACGATCCTGCAGCCAAAGGCGATGCGTGGGATTTTTACGGCAAACCTGAAGGCAAAGCTTGGATATGGATTCGACCGTATGAACCGCCGCCGGAAATGCCGGACGATGATTACCCGTACTGGCTCAATACAGGGCGCGTTTTGGAACATTGGCACTCCGGTTCGATGACACGCCGCATCCCTGTATTGCATCAGGCCGTTCCTTCTTCCTACGTGGAACTCAATCCCGACGATGCCAAAGAACTTGGTATTCGTCATGGCGACAAAGTGCGCCTGACATCGCGTCGTGGCAGCATCGTTATGAGTGCTTCGATCAATGAACGTGGTGTCCCTCCGCACGGCATGGTATTCGTTCCGTTTTTTGACGAGTCCCACCTTATCAACGAATTAACTCTGGATGCCTTTTGTCCTATTTCGCGGCAGCCGGATTTCAAAAAATGCGCCGTAAAGGTGGAAAGAGCATGA
- a CDS encoding tetratricopeptide repeat protein, translating into MNFKVTSSWLYLFGLLLLSGITVVTAQSDIERGRELFKNKRYSEAKPIFEGILNGNEKNAEANYYLGMIYWRYVGDLDKASELLETATENDESNAQYHFLYSGVLGVRAMRSNPIKQAYLATKIRNQLEKTIELEPTHVDARYNLIQFYIMAPGFMGGSIEKAKAQAGALVKYNAARGYIAYAQIATNEKDDASAENYFFKAIAADPSLPGAYHQLGYLYVKLKRPADAVKQFQKLTEVDPTNANSFDSLGDGFIANNQLDEAIESFKKAVALDPTFSASVFNLAQCYEKKNMIEEAKAQYRRYIALVPSGSKSDEAREKIKN; encoded by the coding sequence GTGAACTTCAAAGTTACCAGCTCTTGGTTGTATTTGTTTGGACTCCTGCTGCTCTCCGGAATCACTGTGGTTACTGCACAATCGGATATCGAACGGGGTCGCGAATTATTTAAAAATAAGCGGTATAGCGAAGCCAAACCCATATTCGAAGGAATTCTCAATGGGAATGAAAAAAACGCTGAGGCCAACTATTACTTGGGTATGATTTATTGGCGCTATGTCGGTGATCTTGACAAAGCGAGTGAACTTCTCGAGACGGCCACGGAAAACGACGAGTCCAACGCGCAATACCACTTTTTATATTCCGGCGTTCTGGGAGTCAGAGCCATGCGCAGTAACCCCATTAAGCAAGCCTATCTGGCGACAAAAATCCGCAATCAATTGGAAAAAACAATCGAACTTGAACCGACACACGTGGATGCGCGTTATAATCTAATTCAATTTTACATCATGGCGCCCGGATTTATGGGTGGTAGTATCGAAAAAGCTAAGGCGCAAGCGGGAGCGCTGGTCAAGTATAATGCTGCGCGGGGGTACATAGCGTATGCGCAGATCGCAACCAATGAAAAAGACGATGCGTCTGCCGAAAATTATTTTTTCAAAGCTATAGCGGCCGATCCGTCGCTTCCCGGCGCTTATCATCAGTTGGGTTATCTTTACGTGAAACTAAAACGTCCTGCTGATGCGGTGAAACAATTCCAAAAATTGACCGAAGTGGATCCGACGAATGCCAATTCATTTGATAGTCTTGGTGACGGCTTTATCGCGAATAACCAATTAGACGAAGCCATCGAAAGTTTTAAAAAAGCCGTCGCACTGGATCCAACGTTTTCAGCGTCGGTATTCAATCTTGCGCAGTGCTACGAAAAGAAAAACATGATAGAAGAAGCGAAAGCGCAGTATCGGCGCTACATAGCTCTGGTTCCCTCCGGTTCCAAATCGGATGAAGCCCGAGAGAAAATAAAAAACTGA
- a CDS encoding cytochrome C, which yields MRQHMLFSANTRISEILRTMTSACLVVIFVSCGHDHTQGLLEKLDTAPAWSDSAYMHVPPTTDTSALHAVPLVERPLYVVPRTPLIKKYPCTECHTKALGQMKSSDPSGRKAHWDKNLQHATTNVLQCTVCHDERNLNNLRSITGAVIAFNDSYQLCQQCHSRQFNDWQGGAHGKRVGGWAPPRTVALCVECHNPHQPRWDIRWPAQPSLTMQRLIK from the coding sequence ATGCGACAACACATGTTGTTTTCTGCGAATACGCGCATTTCCGAAATTCTACGCACTATGACCAGTGCTTGTTTGGTTGTAATTTTTGTTTCTTGCGGGCACGATCACACACAAGGCCTTTTGGAAAAACTAGATACCGCGCCCGCATGGTCGGATTCGGCCTATATGCATGTCCCTCCGACCACAGATACCTCGGCTTTGCATGCCGTACCACTTGTAGAACGACCTCTGTATGTCGTACCCCGCACGCCGCTAATCAAAAAATATCCCTGTACGGAATGCCATACCAAGGCTTTGGGACAGATGAAATCTAGCGATCCCTCGGGCCGAAAAGCGCACTGGGATAAAAACCTACAGCATGCGACGACCAACGTTCTGCAATGCACTGTTTGTCACGATGAACGAAATTTGAATAACCTGCGCAGCATCACCGGTGCAGTCATCGCTTTTAACGATAGTTATCAGTTGTGCCAACAATGTCATTCGCGTCAATTCAACGATTGGCAGGGCGGTGCACACGGCAAACGTGTCGGCGGTTGGGCGCCTCCGCGCACCGTAGCGTTATGTGTCGAATGCCACAATCCGCATCAGCCGCGTTGGGATATACGTTGGCCGGCGCAGCCCAGTCTGACGATGCAACGATTGATCAAATAA
- a CDS encoding nitrate reductase cytochrome c-type subunit, with protein sequence MRRKGGKSMNLKKLLLPENRVIFISLSALLMLCVIVIVGQSVIQSGAEAYTPSVKTPGEAVLPDEAGVFKQSDQALYYLETLHQQGSRTLAAFYERRAFDGAPPVIPHEVTDERSVGGNTCLQCHENGGFVPKFNAYAPVSPHPQFLSCRQCHVPVTTRNVFRASGFTPVKPPAINRSALTGAPPQIPHDLQMRENCLACHGGPASVREIRTPHPDRVNCRQCHGAIEDNTAWIRPAPTP encoded by the coding sequence ATGCGCCGTAAAGGTGGAAAGAGCATGAACCTCAAGAAGCTTTTGCTCCCTGAAAACCGCGTGATCTTTATCTCACTGAGCGCGCTTCTGATGCTGTGCGTCATCGTGATCGTGGGACAAAGCGTCATCCAGTCCGGAGCGGAAGCCTACACACCTTCGGTAAAAACACCGGGCGAAGCGGTGCTTCCGGATGAAGCCGGTGTTTTTAAACAAAGCGATCAGGCGCTTTATTATCTTGAGACACTCCATCAACAGGGTTCTCGCACACTTGCTGCGTTTTATGAGCGCCGGGCGTTTGACGGTGCGCCGCCGGTAATACCTCACGAAGTGACAGATGAACGCAGTGTCGGTGGTAACACCTGCTTGCAATGTCATGAAAACGGCGGCTTTGTACCCAAGTTTAACGCTTATGCTCCGGTATCGCCGCACCCGCAGTTTTTGAGCTGTCGTCAGTGTCACGTACCGGTTACGACGCGCAACGTATTTCGCGCATCGGGATTTACGCCGGTGAAACCGCCGGCTATCAATCGTTCCGCTCTGACCGGTGCACCGCCGCAAATACCGCATGACCTTCAGATGCGGGAAAATTGTCTGGCGTGTCACGGTGGGCCGGCCTCCGTTCGCGAAATACGTACACCGCATCCGGATCGCGTCAACTGCCGCCAATGTCATGGAGCTATCGAAGATAATACCGCCTGGATCCGTCCGGCGCCAACTCCGTAA